The following are encoded in a window of Verrucomicrobiia bacterium genomic DNA:
- a CDS encoding O-antigen ligase family protein: protein MDVKSLFGLTVVPASILGGILAATVSKRIRDLFFILLLALSPLIERLDVNFVSREWYRGTSRGFEVSVLDVLAISLLVSSFLVPRRGESRAYWPPSFGLMLLLFVYAAANVAMSSPMLFGLFELFRMFRGLLLVLAVAFYLRNERELRMFVFALSILICYEGLLALKQRYLGGIHRVPGTVDESNSLSVLLCSTTPVMVAALTSRLPKMLKLLCALAIPLALVAEVMTISRAGVTIMALVLFGATITTVSFKITPRSIAISLVVVLGVTGIAAKSWKTLKERFGESTLKQEYGNKENMGRGYYIRVAKAIAREQFFGVGLNNWSYWVSNKYGPKLGYRFVHYKGVDREPSDQVPPDSNVDEAQAAPAHNLGALTVGELGIPGFLLFTLAWLRWFQMGGSFLLHRDPDPMRRIGVGIFFGCCGMFLQCLTEWVFRHLPLYYTFHVMLGVLMSLYFIKRQAAKQPVPPQPDAYPAVVSPPAFQPLPTPNPCASPIY from the coding sequence ATGGACGTGAAGTCTCTATTCGGGCTGACCGTCGTGCCCGCCTCGATTCTGGGCGGCATCCTGGCAGCGACGGTTTCCAAGCGCATTCGGGACCTCTTTTTCATTCTATTGCTGGCGCTCTCTCCTCTCATCGAGCGGTTGGACGTCAACTTCGTCAGCCGGGAATGGTATCGGGGCACCTCGCGCGGATTCGAGGTGTCGGTGTTGGATGTGCTGGCCATCAGCCTGCTGGTCAGTTCCTTTCTGGTCCCGCGGCGCGGGGAATCGCGGGCCTATTGGCCGCCGAGTTTTGGGCTGATGCTGCTGCTTTTTGTGTACGCGGCTGCCAACGTCGCGATGTCCTCTCCAATGCTTTTTGGCCTTTTCGAGTTGTTCAGGATGTTTCGCGGGTTGCTGCTGGTGCTGGCGGTCGCATTTTATTTAAGAAACGAGCGCGAGCTGCGCATGTTCGTTTTCGCCCTGTCGATCCTGATCTGTTATGAGGGCCTGCTGGCTCTCAAGCAACGCTATCTCGGCGGCATTCATAGGGTGCCCGGCACGGTCGATGAATCCAACAGTCTCTCTGTCCTTTTGTGCAGCACCACCCCGGTCATGGTCGCGGCGCTGACCTCGCGTCTGCCTAAGATGCTGAAGCTGTTATGCGCGCTGGCGATTCCTCTGGCGCTTGTCGCCGAGGTCATGACGATTTCGCGCGCGGGTGTCACGATTATGGCCCTGGTTTTGTTTGGCGCGACGATCACGACGGTCTCTTTTAAAATCACCCCCCGCTCGATTGCCATCTCCCTGGTTGTGGTTTTGGGAGTAACAGGCATCGCCGCCAAATCCTGGAAAACGCTCAAGGAACGTTTTGGCGAATCCACCCTCAAGCAGGAGTACGGCAATAAGGAGAACATGGGCCGGGGTTACTACATCCGTGTGGCCAAGGCGATAGCGCGCGAGCAATTTTTTGGGGTCGGCTTGAATAATTGGTCCTACTGGGTCAGCAATAAGTACGGGCCCAAGCTGGGTTACCGGTTCGTGCATTACAAAGGGGTGGACCGCGAGCCCAGCGATCAGGTGCCCCCGGACAGCAACGTAGATGAAGCCCAGGCCGCCCCAGCCCATAACCTCGGCGCGCTGACCGTGGGCGAGTTGGGCATTCCCGGTTTTCTGCTCTTTACGCTGGCCTGGTTGCGCTGGTTCCAAATGGGGGGGAGCTTCCTCCTCCATCGCGACCCCGACCCGATGCGCCGCATCGGCGTGGGCATTTTCTTCGGCTGCTGCGGCATGTTCCTCCAATGCCTCACCGAATGGGTTTTCAGACACCTCCCGCTCTATTACACCTTCCATGTCATGCTCGGGGTGTTGATGAGCCTCTACTTTATCAAGCGCCAGGCCGCAAAACAGCCTGTTCCACCCCAACCTGATGCCTATCCGGCGGTGGTCTCGCCGCCGGCCTTCCAGCCCCTCCCCACACCAAATCCATGCGCGTCGCCCATTTATTGA
- a CDS encoding septal ring lytic transglycosylase RlpA family protein: MLNAETSIPMKTFWVAGFVFAAGLALVRADERPGKGVASWYGEEHRGKLMANGKRFNPDKLTAASWFYPLGTKVEVTARSPDRALKTVMVTITDRGPAYELVRQGRIIDLSHAAFKKVAPTRNGLVPVKIRPVR; encoded by the coding sequence ATGCTCAATGCCGAAACATCGATTCCGATGAAGACCTTTTGGGTAGCCGGCTTTGTATTCGCTGCCGGGTTGGCTCTGGTCCGAGCCGATGAGCGGCCGGGTAAAGGTGTCGCTTCCTGGTATGGCGAGGAGCATCGGGGCAAACTGATGGCGAACGGCAAGAGGTTTAATCCCGATAAGCTCACCGCCGCCTCGTGGTTTTACCCGCTGGGGACCAAGGTGGAAGTGACCGCTCGCTCGCCGGACCGCGCGCTCAAAACAGTCATGGTGACCATCACGGACCGCGGCCCGGCCTACGAGCTGGTGCGCCAAGGCCGGATTATCGACCTGAGCCACGCGGCCTTTAAAAAGGTCGCCCCAACTCGAAATGGGTTGGTACCGGTCAAAATTCGTCCGGTTCGGTGA
- a CDS encoding glycosyltransferase — MTRTDHADSAWVSLGIFAWNEERAVADLLESLFRQTLFRNARERGLRCEVLCLANGCTDRTAAVAASVFAKQSATHPEAGAFSARVETIAQRGKINAWNQFVHQLSSRDARFLFLMDADILLQRPETLWNMARALEQHAEASIAVDRPCKDISFKPRKTLFERLSLAASRMTLSADAQLCAQLYCIRSETARNIYLPKDLAACDDGFIKALVCTDFLEDEIRPERICLAPEAEHTFEAYTSPAAILKNQKRQVIGQTIVHILVDQCLPALTPAQRRQMGEVIRNKETTDPAWLKRLIAGHLARQKYCWRLYPGLFGQRFRKLKKLGLISRMFCLPAAALGSGATLLASFLAYRSLKAGGTDYWPKAPRRGFAQGNGQEVPTAMGLLAGPWDGLHTEGSLFPSEVEREKHRQIKDVVHVRDSSIGAVASAKLDR, encoded by the coding sequence ATGACACGAACAGACCATGCCGATTCAGCCTGGGTATCGCTGGGCATTTTTGCCTGGAACGAGGAACGGGCCGTAGCGGATTTGCTCGAATCGCTTTTCCGCCAGACGCTTTTTCGCAACGCCCGCGAACGCGGTCTGCGATGTGAGGTGCTTTGCCTGGCCAACGGGTGCACCGATCGGACCGCGGCGGTTGCGGCCAGCGTCTTTGCGAAACAATCGGCCACCCACCCGGAAGCGGGGGCTTTTAGCGCCCGAGTGGAAACGATTGCGCAACGGGGAAAGATTAATGCCTGGAATCAATTCGTCCATCAGCTCTCATCCAGGGACGCTCGTTTCCTTTTCCTGATGGATGCCGACATCCTTCTTCAGCGCCCGGAGACGCTCTGGAACATGGCGCGCGCCCTGGAACAACATGCTGAGGCAAGCATTGCCGTGGACCGCCCTTGCAAAGACATCTCGTTTAAGCCGCGCAAAACGCTCTTCGAGCGCCTCTCGCTGGCTGCCTCCCGGATGACCCTCTCGGCTGACGCCCAGTTATGCGCCCAGCTTTACTGTATTCGCTCCGAAACGGCCCGAAACATCTACTTGCCCAAGGACCTCGCCGCGTGCGACGACGGTTTTATCAAGGCGCTGGTGTGCACGGATTTCCTCGAGGATGAGATTCGACCGGAGCGGATTTGCCTGGCGCCCGAAGCCGAGCACACGTTCGAGGCCTACACCTCTCCGGCCGCTATCTTGAAGAACCAGAAGAGGCAGGTGATTGGGCAAACAATCGTTCACATCCTGGTGGACCAGTGCTTGCCGGCCCTAACGCCCGCCCAGCGCCGGCAAATGGGCGAGGTGATCCGCAACAAGGAAACAACGGACCCGGCCTGGCTAAAGCGCCTGATTGCCGGGCACCTGGCTCGGCAGAAATACTGTTGGCGCCTTTATCCGGGTTTGTTCGGCCAGCGGTTCCGCAAGTTGAAAAAGCTCGGACTGATTTCGCGGATGTTTTGTTTGCCGGCCGCCGCGCTGGGCTCGGGCGCCACGCTGCTGGCTAGTTTCCTGGCCTATCGCTCCTTGAAGGCGGGTGGCACCGATTACTGGCCCAAAGCGCCCCGGCGGGGATTCGCGCAGGGCAATGGCCAAGAGGTTCCGACCGCGATGGGGTTGCTGGCAGGACCGTGGGATGGACTACACACAGAGGGATCCCTCTTCCCTTCGGAAGTGGAGAGGGAGAAGCATCGGCAGATTAAAGATGTAGTTCATGTTAGGGACTCCTCAATAGGGGCGGTGGCCTCCGCGAAGTTAGACCGCTGA
- a CDS encoding class I SAM-dependent methyltransferase has protein sequence MHGTVPQKIGRVFTNLLLHPQYISRCLSHNLSKEKTPLDLEIPWFSYAAIDFLETFLEPHMSVCEYGSGGSTMFFARRVKSVFSIEDNPKWFELVSRRLREKSIHNAQLNLYPFDFKNPGGFEHSSYLHAIPEERFDVVVIDGSEEWTQVRPICFEKAEGRVKHGGIIVVDDSWRYPGLREKNQARSCQVFESVGPCRPGVTSTDVFFY, from the coding sequence ATGCACGGAACTGTTCCTCAAAAAATTGGACGGGTATTTACCAACTTGCTGCTGCACCCGCAGTATATCTCGCGGTGCCTCTCGCACAATCTATCCAAAGAAAAGACGCCGCTGGACCTCGAGATTCCCTGGTTCTCCTATGCCGCTATCGATTTCCTCGAAACATTCCTCGAACCGCACATGTCAGTTTGCGAATACGGCTCCGGCGGTTCGACGATGTTTTTCGCGCGCCGGGTCAAGAGCGTGTTCTCGATTGAGGATAATCCGAAGTGGTTCGAGTTGGTATCCCGGCGGTTGAGGGAAAAATCCATTCACAACGCGCAGCTTAACCTGTATCCGTTCGATTTCAAAAACCCCGGCGGCTTCGAGCATTCGAGCTATTTGCACGCCATCCCGGAAGAGCGGTTTGATGTGGTTGTCATTGACGGCAGCGAGGAGTGGACCCAAGTCAGGCCCATCTGCTTTGAAAAGGCCGAAGGCAGGGTGAAACACGGGGGAATCATTGTGGTGGACGATTCCTGGCGCTACCCTGGCCTGCGGGAGAAAAACCAGGCGCGCAGTTGCCAGGTTTTTGAGAGCGTCGGCCCCTGCCGTCCCGGTGTCACCAGCACCGATGTCTTCTTCTATTAA
- a CDS encoding glycosyltransferase family 4 protein, whose translation MRVAHLLRKLDPAEWSGTEMAIQRLLDGLRDQGVAPVVFCPRLQRESNGDPLAHSGVSVQRFKAFVPVLGLSPERKRQLVAVGGNLMSFELISSLWRQEELSIVHTHTLGRIGGIGLTIAKQRRLPFVVTVHGGVLDLPEKIKRSFNAPIEQGWEWGKLFGFLFQSHRLFRDAGAILTCNQREAALLQAQFPSKHIVVQPHGIPFEIYQRDQRRAARDAFPEVQGRQVLLCLGRIDPIKNQVWLLEQAGAFCKRHPRALLVLAGPCTDEPYGNLVHTTIRKLGFEQRVLLTGGFPPDDPRLVGLLQVADLLLLPSLSETFGLVILEAWAAGTPVLAARASGPASLVKQGENGWLFDLDNPQGFHEALDSALKNPEMARQTAKRGAVLAAKHSTTALAGKMKVLYELLLEEKQCAT comes from the coding sequence ATGCGCGTCGCCCATTTATTGAGGAAGCTCGACCCGGCGGAATGGAGCGGGACGGAAATGGCCATTCAGCGATTGCTGGATGGCCTGCGGGATCAGGGTGTGGCGCCGGTTGTGTTTTGTCCGCGTCTCCAACGCGAGTCCAACGGCGACCCCTTGGCGCATTCCGGAGTCTCCGTGCAGCGGTTCAAGGCATTTGTTCCCGTTCTTGGACTTTCGCCGGAGCGCAAACGCCAGCTTGTGGCCGTAGGCGGCAATTTAATGTCCTTTGAACTCATCTCGTCTTTATGGCGACAGGAAGAGCTTTCTATCGTCCATACGCATACCCTGGGCCGGATAGGCGGCATCGGGCTGACGATCGCCAAACAACGGCGCCTGCCTTTCGTCGTCACCGTGCATGGCGGCGTGCTGGATTTGCCGGAAAAGATCAAACGCAGTTTCAACGCGCCCATCGAGCAAGGCTGGGAATGGGGGAAACTCTTTGGATTTTTGTTTCAATCACACCGGCTGTTCCGGGATGCGGGCGCCATTCTGACCTGCAACCAACGAGAGGCGGCGCTGCTCCAGGCCCAATTCCCCTCGAAACATATCGTGGTGCAGCCTCACGGAATTCCCTTTGAGATTTATCAGCGCGACCAGCGGCGGGCCGCTCGAGACGCTTTCCCCGAGGTTCAGGGCCGTCAGGTATTGCTTTGTTTAGGGCGTATCGACCCGATCAAAAACCAGGTATGGCTTCTCGAACAAGCAGGGGCTTTCTGCAAAAGGCATCCGCGCGCGCTGCTTGTTCTGGCCGGCCCTTGCACGGACGAGCCTTATGGGAACCTTGTCCATACCACGATCCGCAAGCTCGGATTCGAGCAGCGCGTGCTCTTGACCGGCGGGTTTCCGCCCGACGACCCGCGGTTGGTCGGCTTGCTCCAGGTTGCGGACCTGCTCTTGTTGCCTTCTCTTTCGGAGACATTCGGGTTGGTCATCCTGGAGGCCTGGGCTGCCGGCACACCCGTTCTGGCCGCAAGGGCCTCGGGCCCTGCCTCCCTGGTCAAGCAGGGCGAGAACGGCTGGCTCTTCGATCTGGACAATCCGCAGGGCTTTCATGAAGCCCTCGATTCCGCGCTCAAGAACCCGGAAATGGCGCGCCAAACAGCCAAACGAGGGGCGGTGCTGGCTGCAAAACACAGCACCACCGCCCTGGCCGGAAAAATGAAAGTGCTCTACGAGCTTCTCTTGGAGGAAAAGCAATGCGCTACGTAA
- a CDS encoding DUF2334 domain-containing protein, whose protein sequence is MRYVIFRDDDTNALTPVDCLERLYRPFLDSGLPVNLATIPEVSMDAAMADGSPEGFLPRAAPSAAQGGKNQTASSQSQGSQATAGAADRQESPAPAQGAGQSDSSTDRRVPLASNQRLVSYLRANSGYHIAQHGCHHEYLEFDRLDLSGISQRLKRGTERLIEAGFARPQTFVAPYDRLSRPALQQVARRFRVLSTGWFELSRLPYSWWPQYAVKKLSHSPHWRVGNTLLLTHPGCLLSCQRSFSTMLGGIIHFLENQQLTVLVTHWWEYFRNGKPDEDFIGFLHETGNFVATHPQLKALSFDDLVNGNVPLN, encoded by the coding sequence ATGCGCTACGTAATCTTCCGCGATGATGATACCAACGCCCTGACGCCCGTGGATTGTTTGGAACGCCTCTACCGGCCATTCCTGGATTCGGGCCTGCCAGTCAACCTTGCCACCATCCCCGAAGTCAGCATGGATGCCGCGATGGCCGATGGCAGCCCCGAAGGCTTCTTGCCCAGGGCCGCCCCATCGGCTGCTCAGGGTGGCAAAAACCAGACCGCCTCCAGCCAATCCCAAGGCTCGCAGGCCACCGCTGGCGCCGCCGATAGACAGGAAAGCCCCGCTCCAGCGCAGGGGGCCGGTCAAAGCGATTCCTCGACGGACCGGCGAGTGCCGCTCGCCTCGAATCAAAGGCTCGTTTCCTATTTGCGCGCAAACTCCGGATACCATATTGCCCAACACGGCTGTCATCACGAGTACCTTGAATTTGATAGGCTGGACTTGTCCGGAATTTCCCAACGATTGAAGCGCGGGACCGAACGGCTCATCGAGGCGGGCTTTGCGCGCCCGCAAACCTTTGTGGCGCCTTATGACCGGCTTTCCCGGCCAGCGTTGCAGCAAGTGGCCCGGCGCTTCCGCGTGCTGTCAACCGGCTGGTTTGAACTTAGCCGCTTGCCCTACTCCTGGTGGCCACAATATGCGGTTAAGAAACTTTCGCATTCGCCTCATTGGCGTGTTGGAAACACCCTGCTGCTGACGCATCCAGGCTGTTTGCTCTCCTGCCAGCGCAGCTTTAGCACGATGCTGGGGGGTATCATTCATTTTCTGGAGAATCAACAACTCACCGTGCTCGTCACCCATTGGTGGGAGTACTTCCGCAACGGCAAGCCGGACGAGGACTTTATTGGTTTCTTGCATGAGACCGGCAACTTCGTCGCCACTCATCCGCAACTCAAAGCGCTTTCCTTTGATGACCTGGTGAACGGGAATGTTCCGCTGAATTGA